The nucleotide window CCAAGAAAATTATTATGAAGACATCGGGTTACGTTTGTTTGGATTTATGCCGAGTTCCTTTACGGCTTTATCCAGAGTTTTATCCTGTATCTTTCCTTCTTTAAACAATGCAGTTAGAGTTGCAAACACAATGTGCTTTGCATCCACTTCAAAGAAATCACGCAGCGCCTCGCGCGATTCACTTCTACCAAATCCATCTGTGCCGAGCGAGTACAACCTGCGAGGGAACCACTTTGCCACTGAGTCAGGAAGGGCTTTAACATAATCAGAAGAGGCAACAAAAACTCCATCCTCTTTATTCAACATCTTTTCGATGTAGGAAAGTTTTGGTTTTCCTGTTGGGTTTAACAAATTAAATCGTTCAGCTTCGAGAGCATCGCGGCGCAGTTCTTTGTAACTTGTGACACTCCAAACATCGCAAGCAACACGATAATCATCTTCAAGGATTTTTGCTGCTTTTATAACTTCATTAAGAATTGTTCCGCTGCCGAATAGGTTTGCTTTCAGTTTAAGATTCTTCTTATCTGAAGTATGAAACTTGTACATACCTTTCAGTATTCCTTTTTCCACACCCTTTGGCATTTCGGGCATTGCGTAGTTTTCGTTCATCAAAGTGATGTAGTAAAAAATCTTTTCCTGATCTTCATACATTCTCTTTATACCATCACGAATGATAACCGCCAACTCGTATGCGAAAGCAGGATCGTAAGTAACAAGGTTTGGAACAGGATACGCAAGCAAATGGCTGTTTCCATCCTGATGCTGTAAACCTTCGCCGTTAAGAGTTGTTCTGCCGGCAGTACCGCCGAGCATAAATCCTTTTGCGCCTATATCACCGGCAGCCCAAACAAGATCGCCCACTCTTTGCATTCCAAACATTGAATAATAAATGAAGAATGGAATCATATTTATTCCGTGTGTGTTGTAAGCGGTTCCAGCCGCAATGAATGACGACATTGAACCGGCTTCATTAATTCCCTCTTCAAGGATTTGTCCATCTTTGGCTTCTTTGTAGTAAAGGAGGGAGTCTTTATCAACCGGATCATAAAGCTGACCGGGGTGGGAGTAAATACCAACTTGTCTAAAGAGTGCTTCCATACCAAATGTGCGGGCTTCATCGGGAACGATAGGAACAATAAGCTTTCCCAATTCTTTATCCTTCAAAAGCTTTGCAAGAATTCTTACGAACACCATTGTTGATGAGACTTCTCTTCCTTCGGTTCCTTTATAAAATTCTTCAAACAAAGATTCAGGTGGGGTTTTTATTGGTCGCACATCTGTTTTGCGCGACGGAATATATCCGCCAAGTTCTGCTCTGCGTTTTTTAAGATATTGAATTTCGTGACTGTCCTCATCGGGTTTAAAGAATGGTTCGCTTGTAATGTCGTCATCAGAAATTGCAATACCAAAACGACTTCTGAACTCTTTCATCTCATCTTCGTTTAATTTTTTCTGCTGATGTGTAATGTTCTTTCCTTCGCCGCTTTCGCCGAGTCCATAACCTTTGATTGTCTTTGCAATGATTACCGTCGGCTGTCCGGTATTTTCAGTTGCAGCTTTATAAGCCGCATAAACTTTTTCAGGATCGTGACCGCCGCGCCTCATTTTATGTAACTGTTCATCGCTCATCTTTTCAACCATCTTTAAGAGGTCGGGGTCTTTACCAAAGAAATTCTTTCTGATATAGTCTCCCCCCTCAACAGAATATTTTTGATATTCGCCGTCAACAACTTCACCCATACGTTTAACGAGTTTGCCATCAACATCTTTTTCTAAGAGTGAATCCCAATCATCACCCCAGATAACTTTTATAACATTCCATCCTGCACCTCGGAAAGCTGCTTCAAGTTCTTGAATGATTTTTCCGTTGCCGCGGACAGGTCCATCCAATCTTTGCAGGTTTGCATTGATAACAAAAATTAAGTTATCAAGTTTCTCACGTGAAGCAAGAGTAATGGCACCTAATGCTTCCGGCTCATCAGTTTCGCCGTCACCAAGAAAAGCCCAAACGTGTCCGCCCGGTTTTTTCAATCCGCGATCTTCTAAGTATCTGTTAAATCTTGCTTGATAAATTGCCATAATCGGACCGAGCCCCATTGATACAGTCGGGAACTCCCAGAAGTTCGGCATTAAGAAGGGATGGGGGTAAGAAGTAAGTCCGCCGTTAGGATTTAAATCTCTTCTAAAATTTTCTAATTGTTCTTTGGTAATTCTTCCTTCGAGATAAGCGCGGGCGTATATGCCGGGAGAAGCGTGTCCCTGAAAATAAATTTGATCGCCGTCGTAACCCTCACCTTTGCCATGGAAAAAATGGTTGAAACCAATTTCGTATAAAGTTGCAGCAGAAGCGTAAGTAGAAATATGTCCGCCGATTCCACTTTCAAGTTTATTAGCTTTTACTACCATCGCCATTGCGTTCCAGCGAATTAAACTTTTAATTCTTCTCTCGATTTCGCGATCACCGGGGAAGGGGGGCTGCTTTTCTCTTGGTATTGTGTTTATGTAAGGTGTGTTTGCGCTGAAGGGAATATGAACTCCGGCTTTATGCGCCCGAACCTGAAGCTGCTGAAGCAGTTCAACAACACGTTCGGGCCCGCTATGCTGCAAAACATAATCGAGCGAATAAAGCCACTCGCTTGTTTCTATATCTTCAACTTTAGTTTCTTTTTTAATATCATCACTCATAAAAATTTCCTTTGTGGAAAAAATGCAATTTTCTAATCAAGAATGATTTTTAAGCAGCTTCCGCATTAAATAATTTTTGCAGAAAATTTTTGTGCTTAAAATCGGTGTGAAAAAATACAGGTTTTGGGAGATAGAAACAAGGAAGCCTTTGTAAGATGTGAGTCAGATTAAGAGAAATGTTTGGAGAATAATTTTATTTATACAGTTTCCTACTCCGTTTTTTTCTTCTGATGCTTTCTGTGGATGAAGCTCTGATCAAAATAATTGCTGGCAAGATCGACATTGCCCGGAAAAGTATATGCGATGAAGTGTAAGTTTTTCATCAGTTGAAGTTCCAATGCGGTGCGGGCTGTTCGGCTCTTACTTTTTTTATCTTTTACTTCCCCCTTCTTCTTTAATTGCGATTCCCTTTTAGTTTTGAAATCATTCAGAAGAACCTGTGCCCCATCCCTGATAGTTGTTCCAAGCTGTGCGCTGTAAAAGTCAGCATTAGTTTTGAACCTCTCCAAAAGCAGTTCGGCGTTGGAAAGATTTGCCTGCCAGTATTCATCCATCTTCTGCGGGAAGAATGCCTGGTACTCGGCAGATTTTTTTCCGAAAGTTCCCCTGATCGTACCTTCGCTTTTGCTTATAAATTCCTTCGTCTGTTGTAAAAGATTTTTAACCGTGATTGTTAATCCCTGTTGAACCGCAAAGTGTGTGTCCTCGTCGGAAATTGCATTCACAAAATCCGCATAGGTGGGGGCACTGTCGCTAATAATTTGCGTAAAAACTCCGCCGGGATTATTGGCGATCAATCTTTGCAGATGAATCCCGGCAAACTTTTGCAGATTATTATCGCTTATAAATATGTTGTCAAAGTGATTTTCAAATAGCGTTTCAAGATTTATCATTTGCCAAACTCCCGTTTATTAGTGTAGTGAATATTCAGTTTTTATAGAATTCTGAAAAAAATATTCCGCTGTCATCCTGTGCCTGTCGAAGGATGCAAGGGATACTGTAAATTCACACTTCTCCCAGGGGGATACCTTTGGCAGACAAGCTCAGTGTGACAGCATCAAATACATTAGAATAATTTTTCAGTGACTTCATCAAGTTGTTTTTCAGCACTTCAAATTCCCAATTGGACTGTTATTAGACATTTTTAGGGCTAATCAATTCTGGTTTAGGTCATTTGGAGCTTCAATTAATCATTATTTTATTACTCTAATTCATAAATATTTTCTTCTTAATATATATAATAATAAATACACATAAAAAAAATTCTATATAAT belongs to Ignavibacteriales bacterium and includes:
- the aceE gene encoding pyruvate dehydrogenase (acetyl-transferring), homodimeric type — protein: MSDDIKKETKVEDIETSEWLYSLDYVLQHSGPERVVELLQQLQVRAHKAGVHIPFSANTPYINTIPREKQPPFPGDREIERRIKSLIRWNAMAMVVKANKLESGIGGHISTYASAATLYEIGFNHFFHGKGEGYDGDQIYFQGHASPGIYARAYLEGRITKEQLENFRRDLNPNGGLTSYPHPFLMPNFWEFPTVSMGLGPIMAIYQARFNRYLEDRGLKKPGGHVWAFLGDGETDEPEALGAITLASREKLDNLIFVINANLQRLDGPVRGNGKIIQELEAAFRGAGWNVIKVIWGDDWDSLLEKDVDGKLVKRMGEVVDGEYQKYSVEGGDYIRKNFFGKDPDLLKMVEKMSDEQLHKMRRGGHDPEKVYAAYKAATENTGQPTVIIAKTIKGYGLGESGEGKNITHQQKKLNEDEMKEFRSRFGIAISDDDITSEPFFKPDEDSHEIQYLKKRRAELGGYIPSRKTDVRPIKTPPESLFEEFYKGTEGREVSSTMVFVRILAKLLKDKELGKLIVPIVPDEARTFGMEALFRQVGIYSHPGQLYDPVDKDSLLYYKEAKDGQILEEGINEAGSMSSFIAAGTAYNTHGINMIPFFIYYSMFGMQRVGDLVWAAGDIGAKGFMLGGTAGRTTLNGEGLQHQDGNSHLLAYPVPNLVTYDPAFAYELAVIIRDGIKRMYEDQEKIFYYITLMNENYAMPEMPKGVEKGILKGMYKFHTSDKKNLKLKANLFGSGTILNEVIKAAKILEDDYRVACDVWSVTSYKELRRDALEAERFNLLNPTGKPKLSYIEKMLNKEDGVFVASSDYVKALPDSVAKWFPRRLYSLGTDGFGRSESREALRDFFEVDAKHIVFATLTALFKEGKIQDKTLDKAVKELGINPNKRNPMSS